In Besnoitia besnoiti strain Bb-Ger1 chromosome I, whole genome shotgun sequence, the genomic window ccgccgcgtgcgcctgcgttcgggttcgcgccgccgtcgcgcggaTGGCCGCCGTGGTGCGACGAGTAGGCGAACCCCGAGTTGCCACTGGagcccgaggaggcggcgccggtcgacggagacgcgcccgcgccgccggcgccctgctGGTGGTGCCCGAAGCCCAGCAACCGGTTCGCCTCGCTAGACagtgcgccgcccgccgccgccgaggacgaggcggaggacggcggaggcgggggtGGGGGCttcgacgcagaggaggaggagcccgcGGAGCTGTTGTACTCGTTGCCGTACAGATGTCCGCGGTTCAGGCCGtggcctcccgcgccgccgcccgcgttgCCGCCCACCATGCCCATGTCGTTGAAGccggaggcggacgaggaggacaTGACCGCGTTCACGTTGTTCCCCtgggcctgcgcgccgctgttCATCAGTGCCGAGGCGCCCAGagagcctgcgccgccgtgggCGCCGTGGTGGGGGTGGCTCGAGCCCGCAGCATGGCTGCCGCTCCACCCCGAGGAGGCGTTCTGGGCATGcatgccgccgcccgcgttcGCGTTGCCTGAGGCTCCGTAGTAGCCGGCGGAGGGCCCGTGgccgtgctgctgcgcgttttGGTGCGACAAATGATGGTGGTAACTCGACTGCTTCTTGCGTCGGTCGCCGCCCGAGTTGCCAcccgacgaggcgcccgcgccgccgccgcggccttcgcgcccgctgcccACTGGCTggtgaggcgcgccgccgccgccggagacgtTCGACGGCCCGCTCGAGGCCTCGGCgttcgcgcccgccgcagggcccgcggaggagggtGGAGACGCGTTGTTGTGGCCGAAGAGCGAGGCGTTCGGGTACAGATGgtgcgaggacggcgaggagaaggtcGACTGCATCTGCTGGTTCGCAGACTCGCCCTCCATCAGCGACATCATGTGGccctgctgctcgcctcccgcagccTCCTGGTGCGCGGAGCCCGCTGCGCCCTGCTGGTGGTAGCGGGACGAGGAACCGCCAACCGAGCCCGACGGGGCCGCCAGCGAGCTGCCCTCCAGCTTGCCCATGCCGCCAaactcgcggccgccgacgtACTGGTAGTACGAGTCCAGCGAGCCGtcagctccgccgcccgcgccgtggGCATTCTGCGCAAagtcggcgccctcgccccccgaagccccgccggcggccgcgcccatcaacagcggctgctgcgctcgaCTGCCCTGCGAGTGCGaatccgccgccgcgccggccgctgcgccgccgcggccttcgtggGCCTGCTGGCTGCCATGCGCGCCCTGGTAGTtcccgcgaccgccgccggagccgtGGTGGTGATGGCCTTGTCCGCCGCCCACTGAGACGTACGAGGAGCCCGaactgcctccgcggcctccaccgTGGCCCTGGCCACCGTAAGAACCGTGGGGCTgctgccccccgcgcccgccgtaCGAGCCGGGGCCCGAAGgtgcgcccgcctcgcctccgcgaccgaGAAGCGCCCCGCcgctcgacgacggcgcagactcctcgttcaggcgctgcaggcggttCGCAgactcctgctgctgctgactgcctcgcccgcctgctGCGTTTTGCACGCTCTGCGACTCTCCATACCGCGAGCCTGACGCGACAGACGGGAAGGACGACGagagctcctcgcgcgccagcgtTCCCGAGGCCGGAtactgctgctgctgctggcgcggcgagacgctgccgcgacccgccgcctccgccggctcgcCGACGAGGGGTGCGCGCCCGTAGGGGCCCGCcactgcaggcgcctcgccggccgcgagcccgtcgccgcgcaggcccgaAGAGGACAGCAggtccgcgcccgcgccgggggCCAGGAGcccaggcgcgcccgcaggggTCTCCTCCGGGTACGCGGGGGTCGCAGGCTTCGGCGACGGGGGCCGGGCGACAGACGACGCGTAGCCCTTCTGCTTGTCGGCTGCACCCGAGATCGAGGTCGCAGTGACGCCTCCACTGGCCGCGCAGAATCGCAGCTCCACGGTGCCGAACGTCAGGAGGCTGCCCTCcaacgcgcccgcgccggcgagagtcGCGGACGTCTCCGCCCCCTGCTGGGAggtcgcagcgcctctggcgccgtcGTAGGCCTCGCCTGGGCGGCTGCCCACGTAGCCCAgcccgccgtccgcgcgggcatggctctcgctgcgcggcggctcgacgAATGACTGTGGGGTCATCGGgtgccgcgaggagacgacgcccgcgccgaggggcgggggcgggccCTGACCGCCCGCGGTCGGCGTCTGCACCTGCCCGCGAGACGATTCAAAGACCCCGGCGCCCTGAGTGTGTCTGTGCTGCGGCATGATCACCACCGGATTCGGCGACGCGGCCAAAGTCttgggcgcggaggcaggcgacgagcaGGCCTCGCTTCGCTGCAGGGTCTCCTGTGCCTTCGGCTCTGCCTGCGCAGGGGATGTGGACGCGGCGCtttccgccggcgtcggctgcggcgcggagacgcggagagacgggATGGAGGTCGCTGCTTTggcagcggcctcctgcgaaggagcggctgcggcggctgcaggagcagcaaccgccggcgctccactggaagacgcggcctcggcgcgagcATGCatcgacggcgacggcagatTCTTCGCCTTTTTGCCCTCTTCGGTCTGCTGAGGCCAGACGTCTCTCacgggcgtcgtcgcggagcGGGGCGACTTGATTTCTGGCGCAGCGATTGGGGACGGCTCGCGCTTGCGGCTGTCGTCCTTTCCTCTCGGCGACCGCTCAGCCCCGAGGTggagcgacgcagcagacgtgtgcctcggcgacggcgggggccccttcgcctccggagcTGACGGAgcaggcgtctccttcttctgtaggagacgcgcagcccaCGACCGCGGgaccgtcgccgcgggcgccgccgccgtcgcctgagcagcgggcgccgacgcctcggcgctcCCGGGGGCCTTCGACGCAGGAGGGACTGTCTCCTTCTGACTCGACCGCGCTTGGTCCGCGGCAGACGGGCTCTCACTTTCTGAAAAAAAATGAACGAAGCATGCACCCAGGAGGTTCCTTGCAGGAACGTACGTTTGCGACTACAATGTCAGTCAAAAGTGAGAGTTTCGGGATTTCCAAGAAACCTACTTGGAAGAAAAATCCCAAAAAGTCCACAGCGCCTCCACACCCCCCGCAACCGTGTCTACGTCGTTCATcccatcccccccccccaccccttCGCCGCCATGTGCGCCCGCCTACAGAGACCTCTCTGTGAGCACgtgaagaggcgcggcgcagacagacTGCAcccggcgcgcctcagccCCGCGCAGACACACCGGCAAGCGAGACCGCCGTCTCGAGGCACGCCCTCCCCcagcccccctcccccccccccctcgcagGGTTCACAAGGCCACGCACCTGCACTCTTCTCGAATGGAGCTTTCGCGTCCTGAATGCCGTCGTTCGCACCCCACTGCGTCTCGAGTTCGTCGACTTCCCagtctcgctcgcccgcgccctcgcgcctgccgcgccgatCTGCGTCTTGCTTGCCCGCGGCTCCAggcccgcctgcagcgccgcctcggcggtgaccgctcgcgtctgcaaACACAAGGAActcgaagacgaaaaaatGTCGGGACGGGCGTGGAGCCCGGTCGGGCGGTTCTGTGTAGGCCCGAAGTGCAGCCAGCtgacaaaaaaaaaaaaaaacccgACGCCCACGGCAAGCACCGCGAACAGGTCTAATCGAcatcgcctccgcagacacAGATTTACACGCCCCATCTGCGGCGACCGGCAAAGCGTCCACGTGACTCCTCCTCCATTATGTGCGACGAGAGAACCTGAATTCGGCTATACAGCGCCGCCCCACCGAAGCGCAgtccgccttcctccctccccctGGCCCCGTATCGAGTCGAGAAAAGGGGCGACGTGGAGTCGCCTCTGCTTTCGCCAGCGCTCCGTTTCCACGGCGTGTTTAATTTTTCGCGCGAACCTGCActgtcgcgtcgtcgcctctgtccgcccgctgcgccgtctgaccgtctgccgccgcggttcgcagcttcggcggcgtggtcccccgaggctgcggctcctctgTTGCTGCGGGcgttgccgccgcggacTCCGTGGTTGGCGTttcggctgcctcgctcggcgcctcctcctcccgcgcgtcggccgtcgccgccgcgaccagcCACGGCGGCGTTTCCTTCCTGGCTCATCTGCGTGGCTCGGTGCAGCTGGTGCTTTTGCTGCTTCGTGAGCACGACTTCCCAGGAGCCTTGTTCGTGACccctcttctcctcgacgATCGCCGCCACCGCTTCCTGCACGCGGTCCTGGTCGTACTCGGCACGCTGGACGAGTGCGTAGACGTCGCGCTTCGAGTAGTTGAAGAACTCCAGCAAGGGATGAACGTCCTCTACCCACTTttggctgcgcggcgacaagTCCGTGATCGAGTTCTCGTCTGCGTTCGCGCGCAGCAAGTGCCGACCCACGAAAAGCGCGTtctgctggaggcgctgctggtgcgacgacagcgcctgcgccccggcctctccgcgctctgaggaagccgcgtgcgtgcctgcgccgccgcgccgcgaatTCGCGTgactcggcgacggcgcgccgttTGCAACTTGCCGCGACTTCCCAGAGGCACTCGCATTCTGTGGGGAGccgcgagacgacgaagaagcagacgccgagtTCGACGCGTGACCGCTACTCTGCCGATACCTGGGTCGCGAGCTCCCTCCCGactggcgagctgcgccgccctgcgcccgGTCACCGACCACGGCTGTGACAGGCGCCATTCTGTCCTGTCTGCAGACACGAAAACCCgcgaaaaaagacaaaaCAATGAGCGGAAACTGCTGCAGGCCCCTCTTGCACGCGACACGCAGCTGGAAACCGCCtgcccgtccccccccctcccctccccctaCAAGCGACGAAACGAACTCTCTcaacgcagcgaggcgcgccgaaaAAATTGCCTCACAAGAAAGGAAACAATggaaaacagagagacggcgaaccTCGGAaaacggcgcgcgagcggcagttCAGTGGAGAACAGTCTTCGGtagagggaggcgacgagagagagcgaagaaagcaCGGACGACGAGAAAGGATCCAACAGAGAAAACAACAGGGAAAGACTACCGCGCTTTTTTCaactcggcggcgcgcgacagggggcgccgacgacgtcAAGGTCTCTCTCCCGTCTCGGGCGACCGCCTCTCGCcggtcttcctctctctcgcggcagaGGATTCTGTGGAGGATGCTGTTGATTCGTTCAGCGGAGACACCCTGAAGAAAGTTTCCGCCCGCGCAGtggacgaaggagaagacgtGGCGGGTTCTGAGTGGATTTCTGCGTACCTCTGTTGGTTTCGACGACGGCCACGACGCCTCTGCCCCACGCGCTGGACGGATTTTTTTCACACAGAAACGAGGCGATTTGTGCGCAGCAGtttgcggcgaagaggaagctgGAGTGTCTGCTCTCCCGCAAAACTCCCGAGAAGCGAGCGCCAACTGTCCAAAAAGACAGGAGAAGAGAGCAGAGCCGGAGAAGGCCAGAAAGACCGGCAGCACACCAGTGCGCGAGACGTTTTTTTTAGCGGATTTGCCAAACGAAGGGAAAGCAacgtcctcgctctctgagccgcgagagacacgcgagcgCACTCGAGACGCAAGGCGTCGCGAAAGAGGAGCCCTTGTTCAGAACGAGAaacggagacgaggcgggcgcgcgggcacAAGAGTTCAGTTTTGACgactctcctctctctgggTTGTTTGCTTTACCCACAACGAGAGGCAGTTGCGGTTCCACAGagtgcgcgcaggcgagcgcgatTCCAGTCGCGAGCCTTTTCCTTCGGTGGCTACGAAACGCGAAGCGTTTTTGCTGATCACCGCTGCAACAGAAAGCCTGCCCAAAAAAGAGGAAATACAcagtccgccgccgcaggtttgcttcttccgcgtcaaAAACGCAAGCGGAGAGCAGCCGGGAGccacacagcagcagcggcagcgccactCGCAGCGGCGACTTCCGGCGCGAGCGTTACTCCACACACCCAACCCAGCGCCCGCCCGCCGACCAAACGACAAAAAACGCGTGAAGATCTCATCCTCCGACTGCTGCTggctctgccgctgctgcgctgcgttGCGCGATTCCCACGAAGGCGCCAGCATCCCGCGCGCacacgcctctgcgcgtcgttCGTCGCCACCCCCCGAAGTCAACCCACCAAACCCCACGTGAAAACCAGCAAAAATCGACGCCCCCCCCTGCACGCAATCtccccgctgcgcgcgcgtggacGCGGCACCGGAAACACCCGGCGGTCGCCTTCGTAAAGACGAACTCGCAGTTCTAGCCACAAGGGCGGCAATTCACGCAAACCCGACGCGGAAACCTCGAAACGAGCCgggacgccgcggcgtgggAACACGGAAGGAAACGCCTGTCACCCGTCAGCCCCGAACCTCCACGGAAAGCAGAAAATGGACCGACGGCACACAGATACGTTCGCCAAGTCGAAActcgcgcgaagcgccggctACTCGGCTTACCTGCCCGCGATGCAGTCTCTCGTGGAGAAGGGAATTCTGCGGAGCCTGTGTAGACTCGGCAGTTTTGTCTGGCGCGCTGTCGCCAGAAAATACCACGGCTTCGAGTCTGCGCGGGAACAGCCCGAATCCAGAGGCGCGGGAGTCCGCGGCGCTACCGCACCTCGCGACTCACTCAGCTCGTGTGTCGCAAGTCTTCCGCGCGTTTGTAGAGCTGCAACAGGTAGAAGAATGCACTGGAGCCTTCTCGACACGGGGACTGGCGccacgagggagaagactTGCAGGCGCAAGGCAGGTGAAACTTACGCAGACGAACAGCTCCGTAGGAGCCCTCTAGTGTAGAAGCCGGAAAGAAATGGCACGCGACACCGGTGGAAACGTGGAGCGCTGCGTTGTGTTTGGAGAGAAAACCGAACCCACTCAAACTGGCGATCTGCGTGTCTGAAGGCGCCATCGGGTGACCGGTCGAgctcgaggctgcgcggcgcgcctcgagcgacGCTGCTCGTTGGTATTCACGTGCGAGCGCATTCCAGTTTTTGGCAGGTTGCCATGATGAGGCAGACCCCCAGGGGGAGCAACTCTCTGAGCCTCCCTGAAGTCGATACTTCACGCACGATTCGTATGGTCACATTCAGACGCTATGGTTGTCTGGCGTCCTGCGACGCTTAGTCCGTTCTAGTGGAACGGCTGCACGCCAAACTAGGCTGCGGTGAGGCGCGTATTTTCGAGTCTAGAACGCTTGAAGCTACCATGTCTCGAGAAGAGGTCACGGCGGGGGCTGCAAGTCTGCCCGGCACTGGCGGCAGGATTCGTCATCTGAGGGAGTCGAGAGGGAGCGTGTCGGGGGGTACGGTCTTGATACGGGGTGTCAGACCGGTGAGGAGTCGCGGAATCCCCTCGAGGCGACAATCCGAGGAGAACGGTCAGCAATGGGAGGCTCGCCGTGACGCAGCTAGTGGCTAGTTCGATTCGATctccgaggcggcgagcgccaggcATCTGCACCAGGCTAACTGCAGCGTTTACGAGTTCGCTCTGTGTTTCCAGCAGCCCCCatggcgcgcggcagcagcgcaaGCGTGAAGGAATACGGGCCTCCCAGCGTCTGCCTAAAAAAGGGCGTTTTCTTTagcagcggcctcgcagagGATGCGCTGCACGAGGAGAAACGTGTCGCAGCGTCTTTCTCTAGAGGCGACGGATCGATGGTGCGGTGGCGTGCAGACAGCGCCGCACCGAATCTGCTCCTCACTGGTGCGATGGTTGCTTCTTCGTAAGGCGCAAGCAGAAAAACAAGCTGGAGCGGTCGCAGGTGGATGAGTGGAGATCGTGCAAGACCGGCGTGCGCCAGTCATTTTTATTTGTTACGTGACAAACGGTGTGTTTAAGGCTCGTCTACATGCGCTCATCGTAGTATGTAGTACCTTTACTGCCCTTACGGCGGCattcactctacctattcttactggtggatgAGTTATGATTCTTCGTGcgtctcaacttagatgcgGATCGACATAATTcatccttgtacggtttgtacctacttgactcctaAGTTTAGTTTCGCGTCGTCGAGTGTCACCATATGAAAGCGGCATAGACCAATCCGGGCCTGCCAGCGACAGAATTCTACCGCCAGCAGCATTCAGAGGACGCGAGTCACGTGGGCAGCCGTGTTCCAGGGTTTGAAAATGTTTCTCGGGAGCACAGAAGCGTCCATCCTGGCTTGAATTGCACTCGAGTGCTGCAGAGGATCCTGTCTGACTTCCGCGTTACCCAGTGTCAGGAGTGTGTGTCTTTTAGACAGTCGGTAGCGGCTGAAGCAGATTTCCGCCAGCGCAAGCCGCTACGCCTGGGTGGCTagaagccgcgccgcacgcagccgACTTCGTGGATGAACGAGGATTCGGCTCGTCGGTCACAAGTGGCAGCCTTCAAAAGGAAAAAGAGCCTGTCTCTAGAGGAGAGCGTGAGGATAAGGTAGCACTGCACCTTCACTACGTCCAAAAACCATAGCACGAAACAGACCATGTTTTTAACGTAAAAATGAACAAGCCCCGTACGCGTGCGGAGCAATGGAGTTTACGGGGTGAATCGCGCCGGCGCTAAAAGAGGCTACGCGCACTCAGGCAGTTAGTTCGTTTTGTGGGATGCCTCAGCTTTCGCGCGCCTAAGCGCAAACGAGAGAATCGCCaccgccgcttcctcgcttcctgACTGTCCCTCTCACCACTCCCGTCGCCATCCACTTTTCCAGACCCAACGCACATCTGTGCACCCCGAGGACAACTCGGCATGCAGTTTGCATCAAGCATGTGTGTGTGAATCACGCGCTAGGCGACTCCGCGCTGGCGGGAGTCAAATTCCCCGAAAATCTTTGGCTGTCAGCGCGCCATCCACGTGTGGACGCGGTGCATGCCGTGAGGCCCTATCGCGCGGCGAGTCAAGCACGATGACTACCGAGTAAAAGCCTCTACGCGATCACCGCGGCTCCTTCCCCCGGTCTAACGTTCCGACCAGCAAATGCGACAGCAATGCAAGGTGCTCTCTACTTCCTCGTGGCGCGGAGACGTCTGTTGCCAAGTTTCCGCCGGCCGCAGTCTGTGCTAGAATTGAAAAAGACCTTCAGCGGTTTAAATGTTCGAAGTTCATTCTATGTAAAGTATCTACAGTCTGTGCTGATACGTGCCAGCCTTGGTGAGGTACCGAATCCACTTGATCGACCGGTAGTTGCTTTTTTCTGTGATTTTCAGGTAGCGAATACACAGACCGCTGGCCGTATACATGTGTAGCGTGAAGCGAAGCGTGAGCGGCGGGCGTTTCCAGCGCGAGAGGGGGGCAccgccgcccggcgcctcGTCACTCCGCTCCCCGTGCGGCGTCGCACTCCCGCGACCCGCGGCGCTGACCCTCCGCGACAGCGCCCCTAGCCGCTGCGACGCCAGATGCAGCTCGTATCGCAGCAGATACTCCATCGCGCCGGGGTACCTGTCCAGAAAACAGCCCACGGGTCAGCCAGCCACTCCACGCGAACGACCACGAGTCCGCAGCCTATTTTCAACGCCCACTTCCCCCCCTCGAGGGGGGGGACCACtcgcagacgctctcctcgcATGCCTCACGCACAGAGACCTAGGCGCCTCCGTACTGCCTTGCGAACACAGTGAGGAAACGTGGCACGCACAACAAAGCAGCGCAACAGTCTCACAAGCCTCACCTCCTGATTTTCCATACAActgcctgctgcgcgttGTCCAGTGCGGCCTTTCCGATGCCGACGTGGAGGAGCTGAAGCTCGCACAAGTTCGGCGGACAGGGGATAATCACCTGAAGCCAAGACGATACACAAGACAAAAACGCAGGGGCGCGAGCCTCTAGGGAGGctgagaggagaggaaccGCGGccgggcgagccgcgcgtgcgaggATGCCTCCCTGAGTCGCCTCTGAGGAGAACGACACCCGATTTCCCCGCACAGACCCGCGCGCGGACGAATGCGCGCGTGTGGGCCTTCACGAGCCTCTGTAGCAGGTAGACCTAACGGAGGCCTCACAGTCACACCGCAAGAAAGCCACCTATTCAGTTAAGCAGGATAATACACTCCGCCCACCAACGTACTGAAGCGCATCCTCTGTAACATGGATAAGTTcgtctagggtttagggttcctCTGGATGGCGCCTTACCTCGACGTTGGTGGCGGATATGTTTCTTTCAAAAAGAGCTTTGAGAAGAATCACGCATTCCATGCGGCTCTCGGAGCGTTCTTGGAGAAGCGGGAAGATTTTGAATGGGAGTGAGACGCCCTCGGAAATTCTGAGCGAGGCAGAAACGCGTAAAGACAATCATCATTCGCATACAAACAAGCAGCAGGGCCTCCTCAGAGACGCTTCAGAGATCGCCGGAGCCAcatgcgcagcagacgctggTCTACGCCTCCAGCgacgagagacacgcgcactAGCGCACATATACAGCAACAGATTAAAGATCTCTCTCTTGTTTCCGCTCTGTCTTCCGCAGCGCGACTCCCGCAACACCACAACTTGCTGCGCGGGTTTCGAGTTCAGGTCTCAGCAGAGCTGCGTGCGTGTCCCGCGGTGGGGTTCCATCTTCTCTCACCGGTAGGTCATGAGCCGAAACGATCCGTCGGGCGGAATGAAGGAAATCGTTCGCTCCAAGTCGAACTTTGAGAGTCGCACGCACTGGTGGAAGCGGCAGTCGTCCAGCATCacgccctgcgccgcagccgcgtcgtcctTTCTCTCAGTCCCCGGCTGCTTCGGCCTCCCAGGTCCCCCCGCGAGACCCGCTGCGGGCACGGAGCCAGAGCCCGCGGGCCCCGGGGGCTCCGGACCCGCGGCCCGGGGGGCTTGGAGCGGTACGCGGTCGTTCAGGCCGAACTTGCACTCGGGCATGCCTGAAAGGCGGCAGTTGACGTGGACTTCGCCGTTGACATCGGCGCGCAGAACGACTCCGTTCTGCGAAGCTAGCACGTTGACGCACTCGACGACGTCGATGAAGACTTCGTTGCGCTTGTAATGGATCCCTGGCGCCCGCCAGGAGCACGCGCCAGTCACCTGCGACGTGATGCgcttcgaggccgcgaggtcgctgccgtcgcgctggacgccgctgcggctgaaggcccgcgcgaagcccgagccgccggcgccgccgccggtgccaaactcgccgccgcgccgcagactcgccgcggagacgagcccGCCCGCAGGCCCGCCAACGTGGTCTGGCGGCCAGTGAAACCCGGGGCCGTTCCCGAAGATGGTGAATTTGCGCAGCGTGGCGAGGTCGAGCAACTGCGGAAAGCCGCCGTCGATCGCTTCATCCAGAATCTCGTACAACAGCACGTAGTGCTTCCGCACGAAGCTCTCGTCGACGTAGCCAACCAGGCTGCccgagccgccgcccgcaacccccgcgctgctgcccaGCACTGCCGCACCACCCGTGGAGAGGCCTCGGCGCATGGCGTCCAGGAGCGAGCTGCCCTGCCGCTTCGCAGAAAAAAGCGCCTCCTTGGAGCCCGCCGGGCCCGCGTCCCCCAGGCCCCCGAATGACCCCGACTGCGGGCCCTGGCGaactgtctcctccgcgcccgcggccgccccgccgccggtcgcgctgcgcgcgagagaggaggggaCGGGGAGCTCCGCGGGATCCTGCGTGTACGAGGCAGGGAGAATGGGaccggtcgccgcgcagccgagcgaggcgacgtaGAAGGCTTGGACGagtgcggcgaggcggcggaggacttCCAGCACGCACGCGACATTTGCGTTCTgtcgaagcgccgcgacgtAGACGATGCCGCGGTCGTCCGAGCCCCGGCCGCCCCAGCGCCcctctcggcggccgcggacgatCGCCGACGTGGGGACTACGCCGGCGGCATGGCTGCCCGCGTTGGCGGGCAccgtcggcgcggaggaagaagagagaaagacgtTGGGTgcggacgcagaagaggcgatgCAAGGCGGGATGAAGCACGAGAACGAGGAGACTGAGCaggccgacgacgaggcaccgccgccccccgcagACGCGTGCTGGTTT contains:
- a CDS encoding hypothetical protein (encoded by transcript BESB_010340), whose amino-acid sequence is MISAIYIFTLKGELLLQRAYASPVPPAQHVKAFSRTVLEGRAFSELAPVVCVGNQHASAGGGGASSSACSVSSFSCFIPPCIASSASAPNVFLSSSSAPTVPANAGSHAAGVVPTSAIVRGRREGRWGGRGSDDRGIVYVAALRQNANVACVLEVLRRLAALVQAFYVASLGCAATGPILPASYTQDPAELPVPSSLARSATGGGAAAGAEETVRQGPQSGSFGGLGDAGPAGSKEALFSAKRQGSSLLDAMRRGLSTGGAAVLGSSAGVAGGGSGSLVGYVDESFVRKHYVLLYEILDEAIDGGFPQLLDLATLRKFTIFGNGPGFHWPPDHVGGPAGGLVSAASLRRGGEFGTGGGAGGSGFARAFSRSGVQRDGSDLAASKRITSQVTGACSWRAPGIHYKRNEVFIDVVECVNVLASQNGVVLRADVNGEVHVNCRLSGMPECKFGLNDRVPLQAPRAAGPEPPGPAGSGSVPAAGLAGGPGRPKQPGTERKDDAAAAQGVMLDDCRFHQCVRLSKFDLERTISFIPPDGSFRLMTYRISEGVSLPFKIFPLLQERSESRMECVILLKALFERNISATNVEVIIPCPPNLCELQLLHVGIGKAALDNAQQAVVWKIRRYPGAMEYLLRYELHLASQRLGALSRRVSAAGRGSATPHGERSDEAPGGGAPLSRWKRPPLTLRFTLHMYTASGLCIRYLKITEKSNYRSIKWIRYLTKAGTYQHRL
- a CDS encoding hypothetical protein (encoded by transcript BESB_010330) — encoded protein: MAPVTAVVGDRAQGGAARQSGGSSRPRYRQSSGHASNSASASSSSRGSPQNASASGKSRQVANGAPSPSHANSRRGGAGTHAASSERGEAGAQALSSHQQRLQQNALFVGRHLLRANADENSITDLSPRSQKWVEDVHPLLEFFNYSKRDVYALVQRAEYDQDRVQEAVAAIVEEKRGHEQGSWEVVLTKQQKHQLHRATQMSQEGNAAVAGRGGDGRRAGGGGAERGSRNANHGVRGGNARSNRGAAASGDHAAEAANRGGRRSDGAAGGQRRRRDSADASGHRRGGAAGGPGAAGKQDADRRGRREGAGERDWEVDELETQWGANDGIQDAKAPFEKSAESESPSAADQARSSQKETVPPASKAPGSAEASAPAAQATAAAPAATVPRSWAARLLQKKETPAPSAPEAKGPPPSPRHTSAASLHLGAERSPRGKDDSRKREPSPIAAPEIKSPRSATTPVRDVWPQQTEEGKKAKNLPSPSMHARAEAASSSGAPAVAAPAAAAAAPSQEAAAKAATSIPSLRVSAPQPTPAESAASTSPAQAEPKAQETLQRSEACSSPASAPKTLAASPNPVVIMPQHRHTQGAGVFESSRGQVQTPTAGGQGPPPPLGAGVVSSRHPMTPQSFVEPPRSESHARADGGLGYVGSRPGEAYDGARGAATSQQGAETSATLAGAGALEGSLLTFGTVELRFCAASGGVTATSISGAADKQKGYASSVARPPSPKPATPAYPEETPAGAPGLLAPGAGADLLSSSGLRGDGLAAGEAPAVAGPYGRAPLVGEPAEAAGRGSVSPRQQQQQYPASGTLAREELSSSFPSVASGSRYGESQSVQNAAGGRGSQQQQESANRLQRLNEESAPSSSGGALLGRGGEAGAPSGPGSYGGRGGQQPHGSYGGQGHGGGRGGSSGSSYVSVGGGQGHHHHGSGGGRGNYQGAHGSQQAHEGRGGAAAGAAADSHSQGSRAQQPLLMGAAAGGASGGEGADFAQNAHGAGGGADGSLDSYYQYVGGREFGGMGKLEGSSLAAPSGSVGGSSSRYHQQGAAGSAHQEAAGGEQQGHMMSLMEGESANQQMQSTFSSPSSHHLYPNASLFGHNNASPPSSAGPAAGANAEASSGPSNVSGGGGAPHQPVGSGREGRGGGAGASSGGNSGGDRRKKQSSYHHHLSHQNAQQHGHGPSAGYYGASGNANAGGGMHAQNASSGWSGSHAAGSSHPHHGAHGGAGSLGASALMNSGAQAQGNNVNAVMSSSSASGFNDMGMVGGNAGGGAGGHGLNRGHLYGNEYNSSAGSSSSASKPPPPPPPSSASSSAAAGGALSSEANRLLGFGHHQQGAGGAGASPSTGAASSGSSGNSGFAYSSHHGGHPRDGGANPNAGARGGSYGHGGNKNLGGSGGSAVGAGPSSHGSSHASGAEGSNANASSSSHNAATPFTPPPGLAPSSSSGNAQQPSGLNTSVGGGNQPPSASSPPTGAGGAPSSYATTAYQSYHHTSMAAAYSHYNNMYYGHHSNMMPHHFGVMAGHNAASPAAGGNPANLGADSLPYNASASSSTQQQGGNANVNSSSSVNSSSQLNTPNTNALDLAEGANPSESHSSGPASTGYGQPHFHHGGDAASAGGAYSGAGGGYGHMHQSSNKTLGGAPSSNAGGSSYMGYYNGSSSSSGFSSSLRNAQGGYQSQPHGASNATSASSFSSSRNAGNDNSNLGGVLASSSQTGGGYGKNSYGSNKQYHSGHSSYYQQRGSASSDQQAAQAAAAAGYYSAGYGGYGQYAHPPGLGNAFYQSNFANQNGNNQGRPNYGGYGNANMWS